The sequence CAGAGGGTCCGGCGATAGCGGAACGTGGCGGTTTCACCGGCacctgctggggctgagcgcCGGGCGAGAGGGGCTTGGCGGGGCTGGAGCAGAGTGAGGGCGGCGTGCTGGAGGGCTTGGCAGCAGCGCCCAGCTGCCGGGCGGGGGACGGAGTCGGCGTGGAGCCCGCGCTCACCGACTGGATGGCGGCGTGGGGCTTGGGGGGCTTGGGGGCCGTGGGGGGTGGTGTGGGCTTGGGGGATACTGGGGGTGGCGTGCCGTGGACGCGTTTCACCTCTGCggagagaagggaaatgaatgGGGTGGGATGGCCGCAGTGACAGCACAGTGCCCCAAGGGGCACCCCACAACCAACCATCCCCAGTGCCCAAGGGCACCTACCTGGGCTGCCTGGGCTTGGGATGGGCATCTTTTTGGGGATGGGCACTGGTGGCCCAGGGACCTTCTGCGCTGGCTGTGTCAGCACGGGCTTGGGGGACACCGGCGGCTTGAAGGGCTTCTTGGGCTCGGCGGGCGGCGGGGTGAAGTCAGGACCATCGGGGCGGGTGGCAGGCGGCGGGGTTGGGGGCGGCTCAGCCCCACTCAGCTCCGAGGCCGGCCGCCGCTTGACAGTGCCGGTGCCATTCTGGTAGACGGCAAGAGGGGCCGGCTCCAGCGCCGGCTCCTTGTCCTTGGCCTTGGGCCGGCGCTTGACGGTGTCAGACTCAGTGAGGATGAAGCGGACGCTGTCCTGCTGGCTCTGCCGGGCACGGATGCGCCGCTTGAGTGTGGCGCTGGCCTCCACCTTGGCCAGGTCCCCATGGCGGTGCGCTGGGGACAGCCCTTCCCCTGCATCCACCCGGGCCGGTCCCAGGGCGCGTGGCCGCTGCTTGATGGTGAGGTTGCCCTCCTCAGCAAAGGGGATGGTGTCTGGAGACCCACCACGCTCAGCCCGCAGACGCTCGCCGGGGCCATCAGCGCCTGTCTCGGAGCGCACGCTGTCGGCACGCTCGCGGCGTGCGGCCGCCACCAGCCCGGTGACGGGACCGCTGATGGTCCGGCGCCGGTTCACCACCTCCCCGTCCAGCCCAATAGCCTCCTTGTGCTTGACGGTAGCCAGGACGGTGGCCACACGGGCACGCTCGGGGCTGCCCGGGGGGGCTCCCGGCTGCAAGTAGTACCCATCGGGCCCCTTGCCAGGCACACCAGCCCCAGGTGGTTTCTGCAGGGCCAGCGCCCGCGCCCCACCACCAATGGAGGACATCTCCAGCATGGCTGCGATGCTGCGCACGCTGCCAGCGCTGCCCGTGTCCACACTGCCACCCAGATCGCTGGCACGCCGCTGCTCCTGGCGGCTCTCCCCCTCAGTGCTGGGGGTTCCGGCGGCCGCCTCACCTTCACCGTCCTTGGGGAAGTCCTCAGCCATGCCGGCACTGGAGATGGCAGAGCTGGAGCGTTTGggtggcggcggcgggggccCCTTCTTCTTGGGGCGGATGGCGAAGGACTGGCTACGGTTGACATTCTTGTCGCCGCCAGCAGGTGCCCGCACTGAGTGGCTGCGCCCCACGCGCCGCTGCACGGTGGCATAAGGCCCTGCGTCGGGCACCAGCAGCTCGTCCCGTTCCTGCTCGCTGTCGGAGGCGGCATAGCGGTTCAGGCTGTGTGCCCGCTTCTTCGGCCTCCCCGGCTCCTCTTCACCCTCGCCTGCTGGCGGCAGGCACAGCACCGGCACTGAGACGGGCAGGACCGGCACTCCTGGGGGAGCCCCCTCGCCATCGGTGGGCTGCGGAAGGACGTAGGCAAAGCCACGGTGCGTGGGCGACTGGGGCAGGGAGCGGGGCGACGCAGGGCGCTCACCCGGCGGCAGCAGCTGCGGAGTGGGCTTCACCTTGGCGGTGGCGTGGGGTGCCGATGGGCCCTGTGGGGAGGGTGGACGCGGCTTGCTGGGGGTCTGCGGTGGTGTCAGGTGCCCGGCGGTGGGCGGGAAAGGCTGCCGGGGTTTGCCGGGCACCGGCGGAACACTGGCACGCTTGACGGAGTGGCCGTGCCGTGGCTGGCGGAGCTCCTTGGTCGGTGGCACGGGGGGACCCTCAGGGGTCCCTTCTGCCAGGTACTCCTGGCTCTTGGAGATGGCGGTGGCGGCGGAGGCACGGGGGCCATcgcccagcagctcctgcgAGCTGCTCATCTGCCTGGCACGGCCACCCAGCCCTGGCGGCGAGCGGTAGCCAGGGGCTGCGGGGTTGGCTGGCTTCTCGGACGCCTCCTCGGGGCCTTCGCCCGTCATGGCCACCTGCAGCTCGCTGCTGAGCTCACTGTCCTGGAACGTTGTCATCTTGGGTGACTGGCACTCGGGTGGTTCTGGTGGCGGGGACTCGATGGCCAGCACCTCCGGGCATGCCGCCGCCTTCCTCTTCAGCGTGCCCGGCTCATACTTGCCCAGCTCGGCccgctgcagctctgccagcttcTTCACCGCCAGCATCAGCTTCTTCTGGTGGCCTGGGGGTGGCAGATAGCATCAGTGTCAGCCAAGGAACCATGGGCCTCCGCAGGGCCATGGCACGGGACCTTACCCAGCTTGGTGATGCCGATCTCCTGCAGGTCCTCCCAGGTGATGTCAGTGATGAAGTCGATGTTCTCGTAGCCATTCTCCACCAGCACCTTGTAGTACTGGGATAGCCCAATCATGGAGAGCCACAGCGCCAGGTTGGCCTGGGGGCACAGGaaacagctcagctctgggtgGCACCGTGCACAGTGACACCGCCACATGTGTCCCTGTGCTCATGCGGGAGAGCCCAGGGGAATCCTGCACCCTGTGCTCCAAGCACCCCTTACTGTGGTCCAGCTGGTGGGACAACATCAAGGCACAGGCAGTGTCACATTCATGTGGTGACAGGTGGCACTGGCCTGATGGTTCCCAGGCTTTCAGCAAGGGACATGCAGCTTCAGGACCATGGGACATGGGCTTCATCTGAGAGCAGTAAGACAATTCCCACCACCCTCCCCCCTGTGACATCCTTCCCTGGATGggacctgctgcagagctcccagcaccGCTCTGGATGTGACACCATCACACCTGGCCCCACGCAGCCCTTACCGGCTTGTACTCGGGCAGCCACTCGGGGATGTTGAGGTTATTGATCTCAGAGGCAATCTTC comes from Numida meleagris isolate 19003 breed g44 Domestic line chromosome 13, NumMel1.0, whole genome shotgun sequence and encodes:
- the CASKIN1 gene encoding caskin-1 isoform X2, coding for MRPLHYAAWQGKKEPMKMVLKAGSSVNIPSDEGQIPLHLAAQHGHYDVSEMLLQHQSNPCIMDNSGKTPLDLACEFGRVGVVQLLLNSNMCAALLEPKPGDTTDPNGTSPLHLAAKNGHIDIIRLLLQAGIDINRQTKAGTALHEAALCGKTDVVRLLLDSGINAHVRNTYNQTALDIVNQFTTSQASKEIKQMLRDASAALQVRAVKDYCNNYDLTSLNVKAGDVITVLEQHADGRWKGCIHDNRTGNDRVGYFPSSLVEAISKRTGSRGADMSPSHLSPSQGGSAAPAPTEEIWVLRKPFTGGDRSSLGSTGSVASARSSGSGQSTGSGAHALHAGSEGVKLLATVLSQKASAQDAAVGDGPAKAQDIPAGSSRSQSVASSPYAPQPPAEQQLKKMEPPSEGKSSEAVYQWLCKFQLQLYAPNFINAGYDITTISRMTPEDLTAIGVTKPGHRKKIASEINNLNIPEWLPEYKPANLALWLSMIGLSQYYKVLVENGYENIDFITDITWEDLQEIGITKLGHQKKLMLAVKKLAELQRAELGKYEPGTLKRKAAACPEVLAIESPPPEPPECQSPKMTTFQDSELSSELQVAMTGEGPEEASEKPANPAAPGYRSPPGLGGRARQMSSSQELLGDGPRASAATAISKSQEYLAEGTPEGPPVPPTKELRQPRHGHSVKRASVPPVPGKPRQPFPPTAGHLTPPQTPSKPRPPSPQGPSAPHATAKVKPTPQLLPPGERPASPRSLPQSPTHRGFAYVLPQPTDGEGAPPGVPVLPVSVPVLCLPPAGEGEEEPGRPKKRAHSLNRYAASDSEQERDELLVPDAGPYATVQRRVGRSHSVRAPAGGDKNVNRSQSFAIRPKKKGPPPPPPKRSSSAISSAGMAEDFPKDGEGEAAAGTPSTEGESRQEQRRASDLGGSVDTGSAGSVRSIAAMLEMSSIGGGARALALQKPPGAGVPGKGPDGYYLQPGAPPGSPERARVATVLATVKHKEAIGLDGEVVNRRRTISGPVTGLVAAARRERADSVRSETGADGPGERLRAERGGSPDTIPFAEEGNLTIKQRPRALGPARVDAGEGLSPAHRHGDLAKVEASATLKRRIRARQSQQDSVRFILTESDTVKRRPKAKDKEPALEPAPLAVYQNGTGTVKRRPASELSGAEPPPTPPPATRPDGPDFTPPPAEPKKPFKPPVSPKPVLTQPAQKVPGPPVPIPKKMPIPSPGSPEVKRVHGTPPPVSPKPTPPPTAPKPPKPHAAIQSVSAGSTPTPSPARQLGAAAKPSSTPPSLCSSPAKPLSPGAQPQQVPVKPPRSAIAGPSVDSASPELVQQKLEETSASLAAALQAVEEKIKQEDSQAADSAAEAKSTGSILDDIGSMFDDLADQLDAMLE
- the CASKIN1 gene encoding caskin-1 isoform X1: MPAAPGELRVCRSSPAAVQLSRCCASVSPSLLRLLVPGLVLRFSALHHAALNGNTELISLLLEAQAAVDIKDNKGMRPLHYAAWQGKKEPMKMVLKAGSSVNIPSDEGQIPLHLAAQHGHYDVSEMLLQHQSNPCIMDNSGKTPLDLACEFGRVGVVQLLLNSNMCAALLEPKPGDTTDPNGTSPLHLAAKNGHIDIIRLLLQAGIDINRQTKAGTALHEAALCGKTDVVRLLLDSGINAHVRNTYNQTALDIVNQFTTSQASKEIKQMLRDASAALQVRAVKDYCNNYDLTSLNVKAGDVITVLEQHADGRWKGCIHDNRTGNDRVGYFPSSLVEAISKRTGSRGADMSPSHLSPSQGGSAAPAPTEEIWVLRKPFTGGDRSSLGSTGSVASARSSGSGQSTGSGAHALHAGSEGVKLLATVLSQKASAQDAAVGDGPAKAQDIPAGSSRSQSVASSPYAPQPPAEQQLKKMEPPSEGKSSEAVYQWLCKFQLQLYAPNFINAGYDITTISRMTPEDLTAIGVTKPGHRKKIASEINNLNIPEWLPEYKPANLALWLSMIGLSQYYKVLVENGYENIDFITDITWEDLQEIGITKLGHQKKLMLAVKKLAELQRAELGKYEPGTLKRKAAACPEVLAIESPPPEPPECQSPKMTTFQDSELSSELQVAMTGEGPEEASEKPANPAAPGYRSPPGLGGRARQMSSSQELLGDGPRASAATAISKSQEYLAEGTPEGPPVPPTKELRQPRHGHSVKRASVPPVPGKPRQPFPPTAGHLTPPQTPSKPRPPSPQGPSAPHATAKVKPTPQLLPPGERPASPRSLPQSPTHRGFAYVLPQPTDGEGAPPGVPVLPVSVPVLCLPPAGEGEEEPGRPKKRAHSLNRYAASDSEQERDELLVPDAGPYATVQRRVGRSHSVRAPAGGDKNVNRSQSFAIRPKKKGPPPPPPKRSSSAISSAGMAEDFPKDGEGEAAAGTPSTEGESRQEQRRASDLGGSVDTGSAGSVRSIAAMLEMSSIGGGARALALQKPPGAGVPGKGPDGYYLQPGAPPGSPERARVATVLATVKHKEAIGLDGEVVNRRRTISGPVTGLVAAARRERADSVRSETGADGPGERLRAERGGSPDTIPFAEEGNLTIKQRPRALGPARVDAGEGLSPAHRHGDLAKVEASATLKRRIRARQSQQDSVRFILTESDTVKRRPKAKDKEPALEPAPLAVYQNGTGTVKRRPASELSGAEPPPTPPPATRPDGPDFTPPPAEPKKPFKPPVSPKPVLTQPAQKVPGPPVPIPKKMPIPSPGSPEVKRVHGTPPPVSPKPTPPPTAPKPPKPHAAIQSVSAGSTPTPSPARQLGAAAKPSSTPPSLCSSPAKPLSPGAQPQQVPVKPPRSAIAGPSVDSASPELVQQKLEETSASLAAALQAVEEKIKQEDSQAADSAAEAKSTGSILDDIGSMFDDLADQLDAMLE